A stretch of DNA from Plasmodium brasilianum strain Bolivian I chromosome 3, whole genome shotgun sequence:
tatataaatatataaatatatataagtattcgCACGCATTAATAGTACTACATTGCGTCATTTTGTGCTTCGTAGTCTAATcttatgatatataatattattataaagaaaaaaaaaaaaaaaaaaaaaggaattatttAAACTGAATTCGAAAAAGCagtcttttcttttttcaattcttagtgttatattattatctcCCCATGTATTTGTTAAAAGGGCGCGTTGTGCTCCTTTTAATGAAAGAGagaccaaaaaaaaaaaaagaaaaaataaaataacgtaaaataaaataaaaataaaaagaggaTAAACAGACCTCTTATACTTATGCCATCATTGTACGAATCATCATCATTGCCAAAACAACTTTACTGCGCTAAGCGCGCTATGGCTAAATTTAAACAaaccatttttcattttcatctttaaaaacaattttttattttcgtttttaAAGGTATGAAGGAATTAATAGGGAGGTCAAGGCACGAAAGGAAGTTGGACGGCATTTACAATAAACAAAGAGACTTGTTAATACAtcatcataaaaataaaaaaacgaGTAGCAGtagtgatatatatataaatttaagcAAAAGAAAAGCAAATGAGTCTATACCTTTCCccgaaatatatgaaaagaaaagaaaatatgataaaacaTGTCTGACAGGTACACGAAGTGATTACAAAAATGAAGGGgagaagaatatatatttagggAAATTGAACAAAGACGAAATATGTAGTAAAGTTAGTGAAAATAGTAACAGTATTACTCTAtataaaggaatatatattatactatacaaacatatatattcaaaaaataaatttgttaaaagcgtaagtatttttataaatttatgtatgaattatatgaataacgaaaataaaaaaatttttttcttttcatttaataaaatattaaatgttttccatcaaaattatttattatatgatgatcatgaaaaaaaaaaaaataataatatttataccttttataataacaatgagttacatataaaatgcataatttcttttttcgataaaattgtaaataaaataatagatggtagatttattataaattatacaacTGAAGAAAATGCTTCCCCGAGAGGGGATGGCCACTCCGATAAGTCCTCGTGCACagatattcataaaaatgggCCTACTATTTCGGagcaaaagaaaaacaaatccGAGAGGAGTAGCAGTAGAGACAGCAATAGCAGAAGCAATtgtaacagtaacagtaactGTAACAGAAGCAGTAGTAACAAAAACAGTAAGTCTCACTGGAACGAACAGGCATGTAAGGACCTGGTTCCCAACGGACGTAGTGGTAAGGATAGTCCAGCTAATACTACGACTTCCCTACTTGGagacaaaaatgaaataaaacaaaaaaaaatttcaacaataatattaacgaaagaggaaaaaaagtttttaaaggcactgaaaattaaaatttactatttagttatattatttaagttaaatgataattttatttttaataaattgatGAGTATATATAGGCAAATTTTTGAGGATATACAAAAGGACTATGTCATGTTTGAGGAGAAGGGAATAATAAATGGTGTGCATTCTCCTATAAGATTAGAAGATAgatcaaatgaaaaaaccCAATTGAGCAATGAAGAGAATGAAGCAAAAGAAGACAaggaaaacatttttaacaGGAAAAGTGTAGAGTGTCAAAGGAATGAtacagaaaaagaaatgaacaaattaaaGGAAGAGAGCAAAGAAAAGGAAGACGAAGGAATGCATTACAATGACTTCCTCCTTCTTAAGGATGAGTGGGTCTTACCAAATGAgtatgaaatttttaaaatgaaaagaacaGCATTTGTTAAGTGTCTTTCTAATTTGTTtcatttcattaatattaattggGCAAGAACTTTAGTTGAAAGCTTGCTGCAAGATGTGTATTTGAAAAAGTATATCTTCGACGGTTGTgatgaaataattattgaaaatttgCAATCATTAGTAAAAgctaatatgaataaaagaaaaaataagtatgAACAATCTAAAGTTTTGTCAATAGGGGAATCATTAAACCCCGTGGTTGATGCGCGCGATGAGAAAATTGTTTCATTGCATGGGACTCACGTTTGGTCGAACAAGCAGATGGAGCGCTAGTGCGGACGTACCTGTGCATGCGCACGCACATGTGcgtattatatgtatatacaaatatatatttacatatatatataagcaaatCGCATATTcgtacacacacatataaatagCATAAATAGAATAGTATGTATGACACAccacatacatatttatgaatcGCAAATATGTAATGATAGtagaatatacatatatatacatatatgcaagtgtattaaaatttttttttttttttttttaaagcctTACGCATTGTATATCTCCCAGTGCAGTTACCCATGCCCCAACTGTTAGCGACCAATTCGGTGATATgcacttttatataaatataatctCACTTGGGATACCCTCAGCTTGATGCATaaatgtgtttatatatatatatatatttatttatttatttatatgtatacatgatAACTgcatattattcataaaattctGACCATATCATTTGACGtcttccttttcattttgaatatttttattgcattTTTACACTAATTTGCTTTCATAAatttaacttttatttttttgtttttaatatgatTTTGCATTATCAAAAGGAGAGAGGGAGGGGCATATGTTTCTTTACTAAAAGGATTAAATGGGCCTTAACAAATTTAAATagtgatataaaaataataagagcATTGTACATGAGTCATAAGGAAAGCCccaataatagtagtagccGTGGTAACCGCAGCATCCGTAGGAACGCTTTTGCTAAAGTGTAAACGTTTATTCATGTTAAGTTTTGCTTtcgaaatttaaaaatacataaaacaaaatttaaaaaaaaaaaaaaaaaaaggaaaaaaggaaggaaagacgctaatatattataaaataaaagaacaataaaatttggggaatgaaaaaaaaaaagctacgGATATGCATTTTACGTATAGCTTTACATGGAAATATAACACAAATACATTAACATGCATGGGCATGCTCTGACatgtaaaaacatatatttatatgtatatacacacacatatacataaagacatatatatatatatatatatatatatatatatacttatatgtatacatagcGTACATACGCCAAAATGGAACAACATTGTACGGAGCAAAAAAAGACCTCCATATGTGAACCACGTACATAACGTGGGAATTATTAAAAGTTGAACACTCGTACGTATTCAAAGATCCATACAAAAACACATGCGTAAATACATCATGCGCAATGTcgattttcttaaaaaattaaaatgctTATAAATTTGAAATGGAGCAAGTAGGAGTAAACATTCGcacgtgtacatatacatatatatgtgtatatatgcatacacatgTGCATAATCGCACCCACGTAcgctcttttattttttctccctTGTAAACACCAATGTACTTCCTCTTCTCGCAACTGCTAAGATTTAATAGCACTACAACCTTTACTCGTATactgtatatgtataatactCGTAACACATACCTAAGATAACAGATAATCTCAAGAGAAATGGCCCTATCGGTTCTTCATGTACGgaatatttacttatttccCAAAGTACACGCAATACCGTAATGATGTAGTACTATAGTATTGTAATACCGTAATATTGTAATATGGTAggtatatactatatattgtTCAATTCAATTTTTACCTACACAACATACCCCACCAGGCACAGAACGTTTCATATGGTTCATCAACTCTAACGCCTAAAGGGATATGAGACTATACATATTTCTTCCCATTTCCTTTCATTTCTTCTCGTTTCTTCTCGTTTCTTCCCATTTCATTCCCTTTGGTGGTCTTACATTCCCCACAGCTTACTCCCCTCAATTCGCGTGATGACGTGGGTAATATTTCGACAAAATATCggacttaatttttttcaacatATCTTCTGGGaatattcttaataattCCCAAGCAATATCTAAAGACTGAAAAATATCTCTACACTCATATGTATTTTGTGtaataaatcttttttcaaatttatctAAAAATTCCAGGTATAATATATCATCATTTGATAGTGCTTCTTCACCAATAACCGCTTTCATTGCTTTAACATCTTGAGCTATCGCGTAATTACTATATAACTGGTCAGACACATAAGGATGATCTATTCTTGTCATGTTCTGACCAATACCACTTTTCATTAGTCGCGATAAAGATGGTAATACATTAATAGGTGGATAAATTTGcctattatataaatttctatCAACAAATATTTGTCCTTCTGTTATGTACCCTGTTAAATCTGGTATGGGATGTGTAATATCATCATTTGGCATTGTAAGAATAGGAAATTGGGTTATACTACCATTTCTTCCTTCTACTCTACCTGCTCGTTCGTAAATTGTTGATAAATCACTATACATATAACCTGGATATCCTCTTCTACCTGGTACTTCCTCCCTTGCAGATGAAACTTCTCTTAACGCATCAGCATATGATGACATATCTgttaaaattacaaaaacatgcatttctttttcaaaagCTAAATATTCAGCTGTTGTTAATGCTATTCTTGGAGTTAAAATTCTTTCTATAGTTGGGTCATTtgctaaatttaaaaataaacatactctttccatttttccattttcttCAAAATCTTGCCTAAAATATCTTGCAGTTTCCATATTAACACCCATTGCACCAAAAACTACAGCAAAATTATCATCCGAATGATCTAATACATCTTTTCCTTGGACTAATGATGCCTGTCTACATATTTGTGCTCCTATTTCATTATGTGGTAAACCAGCTGCACTAAATAAGGGGATTTTCTGACCCCTTACTATACTGTTCATAACATCAATTGTTGAAATCCCTGTTTGAATCATTTCTTTTGGATACACTCGACATTGAGGATTAATTGGATTTCCATTAATATCTAAATAATCATCAGCTAATATATTTGGACCTTTATCAATTGGTTTACCACTACCATTAAAAACTCTTCCAAGCATTTCATCACTCATTggcatttttaatatatcacCACTTACTTCCACAtagctatttttattatctataCCACTTGTTCCTTCAAAAACTTGAATAACTGCTTTTTTTCCACATACTTCTAGTATTTGCCCCTGCCTTTCTGTGTTATCACTCAAATGTATCGTTACAATTTCAGAATATTTTGGAAATTTTACATCTTCTATAATTACTAAAGGACCCTGCACACCTGCACATTATAGGAAGCGGGaggggagaaaaaaaaaaaaaattatgaacaattaatgtaaatatataaaaaaatattttacacaCACGTAAAAATGTTCGctttttcgtttttaaaTGGGTATATACAATGTATTAACACAAGGAATGAAATCTTAAAGCGGAAAAAATGCAGGAGTTACACTAAGATGCACTACAAACTtgaaaatatgcatatatataaacatacatacatatatacacacgcGAATTtgtatacaaatacatacgCGTTCAGGTGTACCTGAAATGGTTTTGTACTCAAGCCTTGGGCATACTCTGTAGTCCCTCACAGCGGCAAGCGCGTTTACACGCGATGCCTCTACTTTGGTATTTATGGTACCTTtgctcatattttttatttcaaaattaaaataactatgacatatacgtatgtatatatatatatgggtacATGTATAAGTGTAAATAGGTGAGCGggtaagtatatgtatatgtatatatatatgtatatgtaaataaaattacccTCATAACTTGCAATAACACACAACTAAAGTATCAGatgcataaaattataacatacgtatacatatatatatgtatacatatgtatatatatatatgtttatgcttacttatgtatgtattactGTGAGCTGTAAAGTTATagctattatatatatatatatatattcatttattttcagTATGTGTATGTCCCCTCATGAGATGTATTATTGTAAATgcaaatttataattatcctTGCATTAGTACATATCAAGGGATttacataaaagaaatagaacTGCGTTAAacacaaataaaaaggattTAACATAGGGAATAatctattataataaaaattaaaaaagaaaaaaaaaaattatgtactaTTCtccatatacacatatattaaataattaaatgtaattattGTAGATAAACACAATTACTTTCCcccttttaaatatatatttctccaaaaatagtttaaagaataaattaagaaaaggataatgaaaaaaaaaaaatataaaaaaaaataatgctttaaaagggaaaaaaaaaaaaaaaatttaaatgaaaatataaaataagatataaaaaaatataaaaaaatgtaaaataaaataaattataaaaaaatataaaataagatataaaaaaatataaaaaaatgtaaaataaaataaattataaaaaaatataaaataaaatataaaaaaatgtaaaaaaatataacaaaatgaaacataatgaaacaaaatataacaaaatataacaaaataaaactacATAAAAAAACTAAGTGTATTCCtgaaatatgtaattattttttagttctgcatttaattataaatgcgtatttcttttttcttttttttttttcattgtgaCATGTGTATggatatttatatgtacttattattaatacacTAAAGTATAAGTGAAAAACCATTTTAATTAGTAGCAATCTTTGAGCTTTACTGATAAtcaaatattatacattcatgcagttcttattttattatatctttgTTTCagcctttttttcctttttgaaaaaaatttcgaACACTATTGATATTTGTACGTTCTtgtacttttattttcatgattaaattattttgatgCTCCATTGatacatttcatttttatgctgcatttttcaatttaagCGAATGGTATATTCTATCAATATGCCATATATGTGctcatttatatgtatatgaatgcTCAAGAGCAGTTACCCATTAGCCTTTACTagtacctatatatatatatatatatacgtagaggtatgtacatatgaacataaaaCTACAATCCTTTTACATCCCTTGTTCTGTACTCATTTTCTGAGCGTCGAAATTTTCTTAGGCCAAATTTAAAAGCGACTTATGTGCCGTTATTTTTGTTTGACCGTttagtattttttgttaaaaacttatatatattggtaATTGTGTGCAAATACATTCACACGTagataaacatatatatttatatatgtatgcatgtacgtatgtatgtatcattttttatgttgaGTAATTTTCACGCTTAAGTTTATATGGATATGTTGATTGGTTATTCccacatacaaaaaaaaggaaaaacggaaaaaaggaaaaacggaaaaatggaaaaacggaaaaatggaaaaacgGAAAAAGCTAATACAAAGGCTTACCCTTATACCCTTTTATTATTGAGATGTAtgttttacaaaataaaatgtactaTTCCCCTTTTCCCCTAAAAATAGCTATACATTCGTGTAACACAAATTTGTGTgacagaaaaaattaagtttatagaagaaaaaaaagaaaaagaaaaagacaaCGAATAAGATGGAAAACAAGCAGAACTACAGACTTTTACttgatgaaaagaaaaaaggaaaagatataacaaatataagggtataaataaataagcacTGTATCATAATGAGAGGTGTTTTAAAATGGTTCAATAGAAATTCTttgtgttattttattttatttattattattttttttttgtgtgtaaTATTAAGATCACCATAGGTAGTGCATACATGTTCTTTTTCATTGctaattatataagaaatatgaaaatggggaacatataatttttttctttattttatattattatatgttttttacaCTTGTATTTTATGCTTTCCCTGTAAGTTTTAATACATAGCAATTAAAATAGCGCTAATGTGGAACTTTTTATTTGCCTaggttaatttttttttttttttaaattttcctgAATTGTTCAGGAAAAAACAGTAAAGGAAAATTTCCTCGTAAATTGCCTAT
This window harbors:
- a CDS encoding V-type proton ATPase subunit B, yielding MSKGTINTKVEASRVNALAAVRDYRVCPRLEYKTISGVQGPLVIIEDVKFPKYSEIVTIHLSDNTERQGQILEVCGKKAVIQVFEGTSGIDNKNSYVEVSGDILKMPMSDEMLGRVFNGSGKPIDKGPNILADDYLDINGNPINPQCRVYPKEMIQTGISTIDVMNSIVRGQKIPLFSAAGLPHNEIGAQICRQASLVQGKDVLDHSDDNFAVVFGAMGVNMETARYFRQDFEENGKMERVCLFLNLANDPTIERILTPRIALTTAEYLAFEKEMHVFVILTDMSSYADALREVSSAREEVPGRRGYPGYMYSDLSTIYERAGRVEGRNGSITQFPILTMPNDDITHPIPDLTGYITEGQIFVDRNLYNRQIYPPINVLPSLSRLMKSGIGQNMTRIDHPYVSDQLYSNYAIAQDVKAMKAVIGEEALSNDDILYLEFLDKFEKRFITQNTYECRDIFQSLDIAWELLRIFPEDMLKKIKSDILSKYYPRVRVDEPYETFCAWWVLHHYGIACTLGNK